In the Mytilus trossulus isolate FHL-02 chromosome 1, PNRI_Mtr1.1.1.hap1, whole genome shotgun sequence genome, one interval contains:
- the LOC134697197 gene encoding uncharacterized protein LOC134697197, giving the protein MIMANGRELYSTVIPEWNSEQIQLKNLVMKSDTPVVAKVIKGQFSNLGVSKIPLRKLHQEVFVHSIKTGVKVLAHSVQRYETKDGLCRIVPLDQRLSIPISYKGWFEILSEDGRSSRPIETVQKLAKELPNKCLVRQNVKGFLANSEGKLTSDNSNIIPAGEQLILSGEITTTTSSGERLKFLKCTDSRNNTLFLSFDQRGLFTPIAGPNDVAGVFTIRDILSRFRLPMTVKLVQGVWPKVDKNRFTGLTRFDWAYTDETAFMCPIDKGEIRITPVPTDVPFKLVTARNMSNISMTVPCQDMITKCNKMVANYNNTIHLIISVPESVKKNRTHSLANIFSGQTKPPIENKNGNKLKRASSREDILHEEVDDLYQYLREGKLPPKSKFTYESDEESYFEEPAYEPLDDFRSRLAMIDKGKPGYNNSKYKPTTMYDSTNTGSSPTYVRIESKPQTDRTKEDSPPPVPPPRRFSRSDSAPQIIDNPRPTDSSSGSGSKEIHRIVSEATLQRKTKLSKHKDKYKPKQTPQQQEDNRSSRTGSSGTRRHSLNTLYL; this is encoded by the coding sequence ATGATCATGGCGAACGGGAGGGAATTGTATAGTACTGTGATCCCAGAATGGAATAGTGAACAAATACAACTTAAGAACTTGGTAATGAAATCCGACACACCCGTTGTGGCTAAAGTTATAAAAGGACAGTTTAGTAATTTAGGAGTTTCAAAAATTCCTTTAAGAAAACTGCATCAAGAAGTATTTGTACATTCGATTAAAACTGGAGTAAAAGTTCTAGCACATAGTGTTCAAAGATATGAAACGAAAGACGGACTGTGTCGCATAGTGCCATTGGACCAACGACTCTCTATACCTATATCATACAAAGGGTGGTTTGAAATACTCTCAGAAGACGGTAGGTCATCCAGACCCATTGAAACTGTTCAGAAACTTGCCAAAGAATTGCCAAATAAATGTCTAGTTCGCCAAAATGTTAAAGGCTTCTTAGCAAATAGTGAAGGTAAATTAACTTCTgacaattcaaatataataccTGCAGGCGAACAGTTAATATTATCAGGAGAAATTACCACAACGACTTCCTCTGGGGAGCGGTTGAAGTTTTTAAAGTGCACAGATTCGAGAaacaatacattatttttaagcTTTGATCAAAGAGGATTATTCACGCCTATAGCAGGACCTAATGATGTTGCCGGTGTCTTTACCATAAGAGATATACTCAGTCGATTTAGACTTCCTATGACTGTAAAACTTGTGCAGGGGGTTTGGCCAAAAGTTGACAAAAACCGTTTCACAGGATTAACGCGATTTGATTGGGCATACACGGATGAAACAGCCTTTATGTGCCCCATCGATAAGGGAGAAATTAGGATTACACCAGTTCCAACAGACGTTCCCTTCAAACTAGTGACAGCCAGAAACATGTCTAATATCTCTATGACAGTGCCTTGTCAAGATATGATAACAAAATGCAACAAAATGGTTGCTAATTATAACAATACAATTCATCTTATTATATCCGTCCCGGAATCTGTGAAGAAAAATAGAACTCACTCTTTAGCGAATATCTTTTCTGGACAAACCAAACCAcctatagaaaataaaaacggGAATAAACTTAAACGAGCCAGTAGTCGAGAAGATATTCTCCACGAGGAAGTGGATGATCTCTACCAATATCTCAGGGAAGGAAAACTGCCACCGAAGAGCAAATTTACTTATGAATCTGACGAGGAGAGCTACTTTGAGGAGCCTGCTTATGAACCTCTTGATGACTTCCGGTCTCGTCTCGCTATGATCGACAAAGGTAAACCAGGATATAACAATAGTAAATATAAACCAACGACTATGTATGATAGTACAAACACTGGATCATCACCAACATACGTCCGAATAGAGAGTAAACCTCAAACAGATCGTACCAAGGAGGACTCGCCTCCTCCAGTTCCTCCGCCCCGACGGTTCTCTCGCTCAGACTCTGCTCCTCAAATCATAGACAATCCTCGTCCAACAGACTCATCAAGTGGCTCAGGTTCCAAAGAAATTCATCGTATAGTCAGTGAAGCAACATTACAGAGAAAAACCAAACTGTCTAAACATAAGGATAAATATAAGCCAAAACAAACTCCTCAGCAACAGGAAGATAACAGGAGTTCAAGAACTGGGTCATCAGGCACCCGACGCCATTCATTAAACACTTTGTATTTATAA